In Nocardioides nitrophenolicus, the genomic window TCGCCTTCCCGGTGTAGACCACCTCGCCGCGGGCCACCGCCACCACGTCGTCCGCGATGTCGAGCCCGGCCTCGGCGTTCTGCTCCACCATGAGGATCGCGATGCCGGAGTCGGCCATCTCGCGGGCCTTGGCGAGGATCGAGTCGACGACCGCGGGCGCCAGGCCCATCGACGGCTCGTCGAGCAGCATCACCTTCGGCTGCGACATCAGCGCCCGGCCGAAGGCCAGCATCTGCTGCTCGCCGCCGCTCAGCAGGCCCGCCGCCGAGTTGGCCCGATCCTTGAGGATGGGGAACATCTCGTGCACCCGCGCCAGGGTCTCGGCCATCTCGGCCTTCGCCGCGGTGTAGGCGCCCATCCGGAGGTTCTCGGCCACCGTGAGCGGACCGAAGACCCGCCGCCCCTCGGGCACCAGGGCCACCCCGCGCCGCACGATCCGGTGCGGCGCCATGCCGGCGATCTCGACGCCCTCGAGCCGCACGCTGCCCGAGTCCGGCCGGAGCAGCCCGGCCACCGCGTTCATCGAGGTCGTCTTCCCCGCGCCGTTGGCGCCGAGGACCAGCGTGATCCGTCCCGGGTGCGCCGCCATGGACACCCCACGGACCGCCTGGACCTTGCCGTAGCTGACATGCAGGTCGTCGATCTCAAGCATGCTCGCGCCACTTCCTTCCGAGGTAGGCCTCCTGGACCTGGGGATCGCGGACCACGTCCTCGGGGCGTCCCTGCGCGATCAGCTTGCCGAAGTTCATCGCGAAGACGTGGTCACAGGTGTCGATCATCATCTGGACGTCGTGCTCGACCAGGAGCTGGCACAGGCCTTCCGAGCGCAGCTGCTTGAGCAGCGCGCTGATCTCCGCGCGCTCGGTCTGGTTCATGCCCGCGGTCGGCTCGTCGAGCAGGAGCAGGCGGGGGTCGGTCGCGATCGCCCGCGCGATCTCGACGCGCCGCTGCGTCCCGTACGACAGCTCCGAGGGGTAGAACGACTCGAAGCCGGTCAGGTCGGCCCGCTTGATCGCCTCCTCGGTGGCCGGCGAGCTGCCGGTCCCCAGGATCCGCGCGACCAGGCCGGGCCGCTCGTCCTTGCGGCCGTCCGCACCCAACCGCACGTTCGCGCGCACGTCCAGGTCCGGCAGCAGCCGCACCGTCTGGAAGGTGCGCGCCACCCGCTTGCGCGCGATCGCCGAGGCCGGCGCGTTCTGGTACGGCTCACCGTCGAACAGCAGCTCGCCGCTGGTCAGCCTCGTCAGCCGGGTCATCGCGCCGATCAGGGTGCTCTTGCCCGAGCCGTTGGGCCCGATGATGCCGTAGATGAGGCCCGGCATGAGCTGGAGCGAGACGCCGTCGACGGCCTTGACGCCACCGAAGTGCACCTTGACGTCGCGGGCCTCGAAGACCGGCGTACCGGTCGCGGGGACGGCGGGCGTCGGGTCGGAGATCGAGGTCGTCACAGCTTGGCTCCCATCGGCTCGTCACCGCGATGCGCGGCCTCGGCCATCGTGCTCTCGACGTGCGGACCGTCGTCGCCGGACTCGCGCGCCTCCTCGGCGGCCATCGCCGCCCTGACCTCACTGCTCCCGGCCCGTCGCCGGCGCAGCACCGCCAGCTTGCCCTGGACGTAGAGGCCGTAGATGCCGCGCGGCATCAGGACCGCCGCGAAGGCGACGATGACGCCGTACACGAGCTCCTGCCACTCGCCGATGACCTGGAGCACGTCGGGCAGCCAGGTGAAGACGACCGCGCCGATGACCGCGCCCTTCCACGACAGCGAGCCGCCGACGATGATCATCGTGAGCGCGAGGACGATCAGGTGGAAGCCGATGTCGAGCGGCGTCACGGCGCTGCGCACCAGGATGTTCATCGCGCCGGCGCAGGCGCCGAGCGCGCCGCTGACCGTGAACGCGACCAGGCGGTAGCGGCGCACCCGGATGCCGACCGAGGCCGCGAGCTCCGGGTCGTCGCGCACGGCGTCCACCCGGCGGCCGATCTTGCCCCGCTCGCTCAACGCGACCAGCACCAGGACCACCACGAGGAAGGTCCACATATGGGTCATCGTGAAGTCCGTGATCACGCCGTAGCGGCCGGTCGCACCGCCGGTGGTCTCCCCACCGTTGATGGCGACCACGCTGATGATCAGGTCGAAGGCGACCGTGGCCATGGCGAGGGTGAGGCCGTTGAGCCGGTTGATGAGGAGACCGACGATCAGGACGACGACGGCGCCGAGCACCGTCGTGATCAGGATCGTCGGGAGGGCCGTCATCTCGTGGTCGAGGACCAGGACGGCCCCGGCGTAGCAGCCGATGCCGTAGGCACCGACGCCCGCGAAGGAGAACACTCCCATCCGGAGCGGGACCTGGATGCTGAGGGCCAGCAGCAGGCCGGTGATGCTCGCCTGGATGAGGACGAGGTTGGTGTCATACCAGCTCACGTACGACGCACCTCCTTGCGCCCGAAGACGCCGGTCGGACGGACGAGAAGGACGAGGAAGATGAGGCCGAAGGACACGGCCTCGACCCAGGAGCCACTGGTCTGGGTGAGGACCCACACCTCGCACGCGGCCAGCACGTAGGCGCCGAAGGCGACGCCGCGCATGCTGCCCACGCCGCCGAGGATGATGCAGGCGAAGGCCTTGACGAGCAGGGTGTCACCGCTCTCCGCGGTGATGGCGCCCAGCCCGAAGGTGAACAGGATGCCGGCGAGGCCGGCGAGACCACCCGAGACCGCCATCGTCGCCAGGGCGAGCCGGCGACGGTGCACGCCCATCAGCGAGGCCACCTCGGTGTCGACGCCGATCGCGCGCAGGGCCAGGCCCTGACGGGAGCGGCGCAGCCAGAAGGCCATCGCCGCCCACAGGATCGCGGCCAGCACGATGGTGATCACCGCGATGTTGGTGATCCGCAGGTCGCCGACCTGCCAGGTGTGGACCGTGAAGGACGACTCCCGCAGCCCGAACGGGACGGAGTGCGTGTTGTGCTGGGCGATGGCCAGCGGGATGATCGCGATCCCGATGCCGCCGATGAGCACCTGCATCTCGGCGGTGCGCTTGTCACGTGCGCGTCTGATGATCTGCTCGAAGGCGAGCACCTGGACCAACAGGGACATCACGGCGCCGACGGCGATGCCGATCAGCAGCACGGGGACGAACGGCAGCGTGGTGTGCTCCAGGATCAGGTATCCGGAGAAGACCGAGAACATGAAGATCGAGCCGTGGGAGAAGTTCAGGATGTCGATCGTGCCCCAGGTGAGGCTCATCCCGAGGGCGAACAGCAGATAGATGGAGCCCAGGGTCACGACGCTCAGCAGGTCCTGCACAGCTCCTCCAATCAGGTGACGGGGATGGTCGGGTGGTGGACGAGAACCGGTGCGGCGAGGGGTCGGGACCGACCCCTCGCCGCACCGGCCGGGATCACTCGCCAGAGCCCTCGTAGAGGATGTGCTCGCCGCCGTCGCGGTACTCGATCACGACGCCGGGGACCACGAGGTCCTGGTCGACCCACTTCAGGTCGGTGCCGAGCGCGCCGTCGAAGGACGACTCGGCGACCTTGGCCATCGCGTCCTTGATCGACTCGCGGTCGGCGGACTGCGCCTCCTTGAGCGAGCGGGCGAGGAACCACGCGGCGTCGTACGCCTCGGCCGCGTAGTTCAGCGGCGCCTCGCCGTACTCGTCCTGGTAGAGCTTCGTGAAGGTCTGGCTCGACTCCGCCGACATCGCCGAGTTGAAGTCGGCCGCCCACACCATGCCGTCGGCGTCCGCGCCGGCCGGCTTGAGGTTGCCGGCGCTGGCGCCCGAGTTGCCGAGCACCGGGCCGTCGTACCCGGCCTGGCGCAGCTGCGTCATCGCGGTCGGGTTGGACGCGCCCACCAGCAGGATCGAGACGATGTCGGGCTTGGACTTGAGGATCTGCGAGATCGGCGCGGAGAAGTCCTGCGTGGTCGCCTGGGTGCCGACCGAGGCGGTGACCTCGATGCCGAGGTCCTTGGCCATGCCCGGCAGGGTGTTCTTGCCGATGTCCTGCAGGGTCGGCGTGGCCTCGGTGTAGATGATGCCGATCGACTTGGCGCCGCTGTCCTTCAGGTACTTGGTCAGGTTGGTGTAGTACTCGCGCATCAGCGGCGTCGCGCGCCAGGTGTAGTCACCGACCACGACGCCGTCCGAGCCGGCCTGGGTGTAGATGGTCGGCATCTTCTGCTTCTCGGCCAGCGGCGACATGGCCACCGCCTCGTTGCTGGAGACCGAGCCGAAGACGGCCGAGATGTCGCCGCCGGTGGTCGCCTTGGTCATCTCCTGGGCAGCGGTCTGGGGCTCGCTCTTGGTGTCCTTGAGGTCCAGCTCCAGCTTCGAGCCCTCGAGGAAGTCGGTGTCGTTGATCTCCTTGATCGCCAGCTGGTAGCCCTTGTTGGCCGAGTTGCCGGCGAAGGCCACCACGCCGGTGGTCGGGTTGATCGACACGACCTTGATGGTCTTGGGCAGCTCGTCGCCCGCGGCCGGTCCGGCACCGCTTCCCGACCCGCCACACGCAGACAGGGCGAACAGCGCGACCGCCGCCACCCCCGCCGCGGCTCCGCGACGCGTTCCGCGCCCGAAGATCCGGCCCATGGGATACCTCCTGAGGTTCTTGATATTCATGCGCATCATTCGCATGTGATCCACACCATAGGCCCCCGGAAACGTCCTTGTCCAGCAATCTGTCGCGCGGATTGCCGATCCGGCCCAAACCGGCGTCAGGACATGCCCAGGAAACGCACGAGGGCCGTCGAGCGTCCCCGCGCGAAACGACGCGGGACTCCGACGACCGGGGCGAGAACGTCGAGACCGTGGATGGCGCCGGCGCACCCGCGGGCCTCGACGGGCCCGCGCTCACGTCCGTCGCACCAATCCATGATTATGATAAGAATCATCTTAGCCGACCGAGAGGCGAGTAGACGATGCAGATCGGCGTGATCCTGGGCGACGTCCATGCGAGCGTGTCCCCCGTCGACCACCTCGACGGGCTGCTGCGCCAGGTCGAGGCCGCCCAGCGGGCGGGCGTCAGCCACATCACCATGGGCCAGCACTTCCTCTACGGCGACCTGCGCTGGCTCCAGCCGATCCCGACCCTGGCCCGGATCGCCGCGGAGCTCGACGACCACGTCACCGTGGCGACCACCGTCGTCCAGGTGCCGCTGTACCACCCGGTGATGCTGGCCGAGGATCTCGCGACCCTCGACATCCTCACCCGCGGGCGGCTCGTCGTCGGTGCCGGCGCCGGCTACCGCGAGGACGAGTTCGTCGCGCTCGGCGTCGACTTCTCCCGCCGTTTCGCGATGTTCGACGAGGCGATCGAGCTGATGAAGCAGGCCTGGACCGCCGACACCGTCGAGTTCGAGGGCGCCTTCTGGACGGTCCGCGACGGCCAGCCGCACATCCGCCCGGTCCAGTCGCCCCACCCCCCGATCTGGATCGGCGCCCTCAAGGACCAGGGCGTACGCCGCTCGGCCCGGTTGGGCGACGGCTGGCCGATCACCCCCGAGACCCGGCTGCCCGAGCTGCTCCGGCTGCTCGCCGTCTACGAGGACGAGCGTGAGCGCCTGGGTCGACCCCAGGTCAAGCACCCGCTGCGGCGCGAGATCATCCCGGCCGCCACCACCGACGCGGCCTTCGCCCGCTTCGAGGGGATGGCCAAGGAGCGCCTCCTCGCCTACGCCAACCGCCAGCTCGCGACCCGCGACGCCGACGAGATCGCCCGCGAGTTCAGGGAGGTCGCCCGCAAGGAGACCTTCATCGGCACCCCCGACGAGTGCGTCGCCCAGATCACCGAGTTCGCCGCCCTGGCGCCGGTCGACACGATCCTGGTCCGCGCCCAGTGGCCGCACATGAGCTCGGACGAGGTGGTGGCCTACCTCGACGACCTCGGTCGCGACATCGTCCCCGCCGTCGCTGGCATCAGCAGCGTGAACCGGGTGGTCAGGCCGGGCTGAGCCCGACCACGCCATCAGCGGCCAGCCGCGCGACCTCGTCGGCGTCGCGGCCCAGCTCACCCAGGATGCTCGCCGTGTCGGCGCCGGGCACGGGCGCCGCGGCCGGCAGCGGGGTGGCCGAGCGGCTGAAGCGCGGCGCCGGTGCCGCCTGGGCCATGTCGGACCCGGGGATCGGCGCGTATCCCCGCCGGGCGACGGCGTGCTCGTGCCGGGCCGCCTCGTCGAGGTCGAGCACCGGGGTCACGCAGGACTCGACGCCGGCGAAGGCGGCGGTCCACGCGTCGCGGTCCCGCGACGCGAACGCCGTGGTCAGGGCCGCCCGCAGGGCGGGCCAGTGCTCGGGGACCTTGTGCGCGCCGAGCAGATCGTCGCGGTCGCCGAGGCCGAGGACGACCAGGGCATTGCGGAAGAACCGCTCCTCGATGGCGCCGAAGGCCATCCAGCGCCCGTCGGCGCAGGTGTAGACGTCGTAGAACGGGGCGCCGGTGTCCAGCAGGTTCGCACCGCGCTCGGTCGACCACCGCCCCTGGGCTCGCAGGCCGTGGATCAGCCCCATCAGGCCGGCGGTCGACTCGAGGACGTTGGCGTCGACGACCTGTCCCTGCCCGGAGGTCCGCGACTCCCACAGTGCGCAGACGACGCCGAACGCCAGCGAGGCGGCGCCGCCGCCGAAGTCGCCGACCAGGTTCAACGGCGGGACCGGCCGCTCGCCGGCTCGGCCGATCGCGTGCAGGGCGCCGGTGAGGCCGATGTAGTTGATGTCGTGGCCGACGACCTGCGCCCACGGCCCGTCCTGGCCCCAGGCGGAGAGCCGTCCGTAGACCAGGCGCGGGTTGCGTCGCGCACACTCGTCGGGGCCGATGCCGAGGCG contains:
- a CDS encoding ABC transporter ATP-binding protein; translated protein: MLEIDDLHVSYGKVQAVRGVSMAAHPGRITLVLGANGAGKTTSMNAVAGLLRPDSGSVRLEGVEIAGMAPHRIVRRGVALVPEGRRVFGPLTVAENLRMGAYTAAKAEMAETLARVHEMFPILKDRANSAAGLLSGGEQQMLAFGRALMSQPKVMLLDEPSMGLAPAVVDSILAKAREMADSGIAILMVEQNAEAGLDIADDVVAVARGEVVYTGKASEARNNASVLRAFLGEAALAEPR
- a CDS encoding ABC transporter ATP-binding protein, which produces MTTSISDPTPAVPATGTPVFEARDVKVHFGGVKAVDGVSLQLMPGLIYGIIGPNGSGKSTLIGAMTRLTRLTSGELLFDGEPYQNAPASAIARKRVARTFQTVRLLPDLDVRANVRLGADGRKDERPGLVARILGTGSSPATEEAIKRADLTGFESFYPSELSYGTQRRVEIARAIATDPRLLLLDEPTAGMNQTERAEISALLKQLRSEGLCQLLVEHDVQMMIDTCDHVFAMNFGKLIAQGRPEDVVRDPQVQEAYLGRKWREHA
- a CDS encoding branched-chain amino acid ABC transporter permease; amino-acid sequence: MSWYDTNLVLIQASITGLLLALSIQVPLRMGVFSFAGVGAYGIGCYAGAVLVLDHEMTALPTILITTVLGAVVVLIVGLLINRLNGLTLAMATVAFDLIISVVAINGGETTGGATGRYGVITDFTMTHMWTFLVVVLVLVALSERGKIGRRVDAVRDDPELAASVGIRVRRYRLVAFTVSGALGACAGAMNILVRSAVTPLDIGFHLIVLALTMIIVGGSLSWKGAVIGAVVFTWLPDVLQVIGEWQELVYGVIVAFAAVLMPRGIYGLYVQGKLAVLRRRRAGSSEVRAAMAAEEARESGDDGPHVESTMAEAAHRGDEPMGAKL
- a CDS encoding branched-chain amino acid ABC transporter permease, giving the protein MQDLLSVVTLGSIYLLFALGMSLTWGTIDILNFSHGSIFMFSVFSGYLILEHTTLPFVPVLLIGIAVGAVMSLLVQVLAFEQIIRRARDKRTAEMQVLIGGIGIAIIPLAIAQHNTHSVPFGLRESSFTVHTWQVGDLRITNIAVITIVLAAILWAAMAFWLRRSRQGLALRAIGVDTEVASLMGVHRRRLALATMAVSGGLAGLAGILFTFGLGAITAESGDTLLVKAFACIILGGVGSMRGVAFGAYVLAACEVWVLTQTSGSWVEAVSFGLIFLVLLVRPTGVFGRKEVRRT
- a CDS encoding ABC transporter substrate-binding protein yields the protein MGRIFGRGTRRGAAAGVAAVALFALSACGGSGSGAGPAAGDELPKTIKVVSINPTTGVVAFAGNSANKGYQLAIKEINDTDFLEGSKLELDLKDTKSEPQTAAQEMTKATTGGDISAVFGSVSSNEAVAMSPLAEKQKMPTIYTQAGSDGVVVGDYTWRATPLMREYYTNLTKYLKDSGAKSIGIIYTEATPTLQDIGKNTLPGMAKDLGIEVTASVGTQATTQDFSAPISQILKSKPDIVSILLVGASNPTAMTQLRQAGYDGPVLGNSGASAGNLKPAGADADGMVWAADFNSAMSAESSQTFTKLYQDEYGEAPLNYAAEAYDAAWFLARSLKEAQSADRESIKDAMAKVAESSFDGALGTDLKWVDQDLVVPGVVIEYRDGGEHILYEGSGE
- a CDS encoding LLM class flavin-dependent oxidoreductase, with the translated sequence MQIGVILGDVHASVSPVDHLDGLLRQVEAAQRAGVSHITMGQHFLYGDLRWLQPIPTLARIAAELDDHVTVATTVVQVPLYHPVMLAEDLATLDILTRGRLVVGAGAGYREDEFVALGVDFSRRFAMFDEAIELMKQAWTADTVEFEGAFWTVRDGQPHIRPVQSPHPPIWIGALKDQGVRRSARLGDGWPITPETRLPELLRLLAVYEDERERLGRPQVKHPLRREIIPAATTDAAFARFEGMAKERLLAYANRQLATRDADEIAREFREVARKETFIGTPDECVAQITEFAALAPVDTILVRAQWPHMSSDEVVAYLDDLGRDIVPAVAGISSVNRVVRPG
- a CDS encoding CaiB/BaiF CoA transferase family protein → MSEPGTTPGPLAGVRVVELAGIGPGPFAVMMLADMGAEVIRVDRVTGPGADYTPNPVIERGRRSIALDLKAAAGVAVLLDLVETADVLVESYRPGVAERLGIGPDECARRNPRLVYGRLSAWGQDGPWAQVVGHDINYIGLTGALHAIGRAGERPVPPLNLVGDFGGGAASLAFGVVCALWESRTSGQGQVVDANVLESTAGLMGLIHGLRAQGRWSTERGANLLDTGAPFYDVYTCADGRWMAFGAIEERFFRNALVVLGLGDRDDLLGAHKVPEHWPALRAALTTAFASRDRDAWTAAFAGVESCVTPVLDLDEAARHEHAVARRGYAPIPGSDMAQAAPAPRFSRSATPLPAAAPVPGADTASILGELGRDADEVARLAADGVVGLSPA